One genomic region from Osmerus eperlanus chromosome 6, fOsmEpe2.1, whole genome shotgun sequence encodes:
- the LOC134022025 gene encoding centrosome and spindle pole associated protein 1-like — translation MDSKRSTTPLSEGSLSGLQSQTPSVPAARKELRAAGCLPEDKRRVLCQLAAISRKLRSKQKRVKGQLMLSEWEELDCLMSDR, via the exons atggacagcaaacgctccaccacccccctgtct GAGGGTTCTCTTTCAGGgctccagtcccagacaccctctgtcccagctgcTAGGAAGGAGCTGAgagctgcag gctgcctaccAGAGGACAAGAGAAGAGTGCTCTGTCAGTTAGCTGCGATCAGTAGAAAGCTGCGCAGCAAACAGAAACGTGTGAAGGGACAGTTGATGCTCTCAGAGTGGGAAGAGCTGGACTGTCTCATGAGtgacaggtaa